One segment of Papaver somniferum cultivar HN1 unplaced genomic scaffold, ASM357369v1 unplaced-scaffold_81, whole genome shotgun sequence DNA contains the following:
- the LOC113345201 gene encoding uncharacterized protein LOC113345201: MEVIEEIVLKTISPQAGLVQEKITQFSKENSSSISSQRKLVELNDTHTHLGGLEGDSGGGARSHFIQKPTGYVKSLKVVDLKKSGKSSRKVSLIQHSSQAIFLDVLLPHNKACVFTFVYGDNDGINRSSLWNDLVSFSCSNNKPWMILGDFNSILEYKDKLGKAEVTASQFSDFQKCTQYSQIFDLAYTGCFYTWSNFQEGEDRVMGKIDRVLVNLEGINQFQDSLAEFLNLGVSDHSPSVVTCFEGRAHGPPPFRFCNFLVDDDDFLKIVESVWNEPVKGNHMVVLVTKLKKTKKRLMEWRKAKFSKLSEQTSEAKKVMLSFQTSLQERPLCVETARKERQVVHSYVKLSRSDESLAQQNSKVEWMEAGDSNFENLLQQNDCDKLLVPVTRDEVVWALSSIHYSKSPGPDGFTSYFFKKAWSIVGDTFVAAFYNVLVV, from the exons ATGGAGGTGATTGAGgaaatagttttgaaaactatttCTCCTCAAGCTGGTTTGGTTCAAGAAAAGATTACGCAATTCTCAAAGGAAAATAGCAGTTCTATTAGTAGTCAGAGGAAGCTGGTGGAG CTTAATGATACACATACTCATTTAGGAGGTTTGGAGGGTGATTCAGGTGGTGGAGCTAGATCTCATTTCATTCAGAAACCAACTGGTTATGTGAAGAGCTTAAAAGTTGTAGACCTCAAAAAGTCTGGGAAGAGCAGTAGGAAG GTCTCTCTTATTCAGCATTCTTCTCAAGCTATTTTTTTGGATGTCCTCTTGCCTCATAATAAAGCTTGTGTGTTTACTTTTGTGTATGGTGATAATGATGGGATAAATAGAAGTTCTCTGTGGAAtgatttggtttctttttcttgttCTAATAATAAGCCTTGGATGATCCTTGGTGATTTTAATTCTATTTTGGAATACAAGGATAAACTCGGTAAGGCTGAAGTGACTGCTTCTCAATTCTCTGATTTTCAAAAATGCACTCAATATTCTCAAATTTTTGATTTGGCCTATACTGGATGTTTCTACACTTGGAGTAACTTTCAAGAGGGTGAAGATAGGGTGATGGGGAAGATTGACAGAGTTTTAGTCAACTTAGAGGGGATCAACCAGTTCCAGGATTCTTTGGCTGAATTTCTTAATCTTGGTGTTTCTGATCATAGTCCTAGTGTTGTTACTTGTTTTGAAGGTAGAGCTCATGGCCCTCCTCCTTTCAGGTTTTGTAActttcttgttgatgatgatgatttcttGAAGATTGTTGAATCTGTGTGGAATGAACCAGTTAAAGGTAATCATATGGTTGTTTTGGTTACCAAGCTAAAGAAAACTAAAAAGAGACTAATGGAGTGGAGGAAAGCTAAGTTTTCTAAGTTAAGTGAGCAAACTTCTGAGGCTAAAAAAGTTATGCTAAGCTTTCAAACTTCTCTTCAAGAAAGACCCCTGTGTGTTGAGACTGCTAGAAAAGAAAGACAAGTTGTGCATTCTTATGTTAAATTATCTAGGAGTGATGAGTCCTTGGCACAACAAAATTCTAAGGTTGAGTGGATGGAAGCTGGTGATTCAAAT tttgagaatttgcttcaACAAAATGATTGTGATAAGCTTTTGGTGCCTGTTACCAGGGATGAAGTTGTTTGGGCCCTTTCTTCTATTCATTATAGTAAATCGCCTGGTCCAGATGGCTTCACAAGTTATTTCTTTAAGAAGGCTTGGTCTATTGTTGGGGACACTTTTGTTGCTGCATTTTACAATGTGTTGGTTGTGTAG
- the LOC113345202 gene encoding uncharacterized protein LOC113345202 has translation MAFFENIAPDVINAKKKIIRMVKDCEVRLRGYTNNSDYDILILQFFDIKYIKMKIRKIIECQFQLPDENTIFLCCDGASRGNSGISGYGFVIRNLSGQFMAAERGGLGITTNFVVEVMGSLYALEWAVQHNKFQVIVNSDSKATISVFSNNNLPWVVLVIWKLVCTVLKKIHFNHVYREINFSADFFAKKGCHLQEGKS, from the coding sequence ATGGCCTTTTTTGAGAACATTGCTCCAGATGTGATAAATGCCAAAAAGAAAATAATCAGAATGGTCAAAGACTGTGAGGTAAGACTTAGAGGCTATACAAATAATTCAGATTATGACATCCTCATTCTGCAATTCTTTGATATTAAATACATAAAGATGAAAATTCGAAAAATCATTGAATGCCAATTCCAACTACCTGATGAAAATACCATTTTtctttgttgtgatggagcttcAAGAGGTAACTCTGGAATCTCTGGTTATGGTTTTGTTATTAGAAATTTATCTGGACAATTCATGGCTGCTGAAAGGGGTGGTCTTGGCATAACAACAAATTTTGTGGTTGAAGTCATGGGGTCATTGTATGCTCTGGAATGGGCAGTACAACATAACAAGTTTCAGGTGATTGTTAATTCTGATTCAAAGGCAACCATATCAGTTTTCTCCAACAACAATTTGCCATGGGTTGTATTGGTTATATGGAAATTGGTGTGCACTGTCTTAAAGAAGATTCACTTCAACCATGTTTATAGAGAAATAAACTTTTCTGCAGATTTCTTTGCAAAGAAAGGCTGTCATTTACAAGAGGGAAAGTCCTAA